A single genomic interval of Rosistilla ulvae harbors:
- a CDS encoding carboxypeptidase-like regulatory domain-containing protein, producing the protein MFQSIRAKRAIAALLCAAVCMQQAVFAAQPQFTVVEGVKVYRGIQDLALDQAGNLNGSIVDVAGQPVQGATVVIGQQTEHVTTVKTNERGEYSVQGLNPGVYQVASFAGLRTFRVWNADNAPKDSVKGVIDVTDTNTYRGQRGGGEGLLLRLLKSPLVWTAVIAAAIVIPLALDDDDDAS; encoded by the coding sequence ATGTTTCAGTCCATCCGAGCCAAACGTGCCATTGCCGCCCTGTTGTGCGCTGCCGTTTGCATGCAACAAGCTGTCTTCGCAGCTCAACCGCAATTCACCGTCGTCGAAGGCGTCAAAGTCTACCGCGGCATCCAAGACCTAGCGTTGGATCAAGCCGGCAACTTGAACGGTTCGATCGTCGACGTTGCCGGCCAACCGGTCCAAGGTGCGACCGTGGTCATCGGCCAACAAACCGAACACGTCACGACCGTAAAGACCAACGAACGCGGCGAATATTCGGTCCAAGGATTGAACCCCGGCGTCTACCAAGTCGCCAGCTTCGCCGGCCTGCGAACGTTCCGCGTCTGGAACGCCGACAACGCACCCAAGGATAGCGTCAAGGGAGTGATCGACGTCACCGACACCAACACCTATCGCGGTCAACGTGGTGGTGGGGAAGGCTTGTTGCTCCGTCTGCTGAAAAGCCCCTTGGTTTGGACCGCCGTCATTGCTGCTGCGATCGTGATTCCTTTGGCTTTGGATGACGACGACGACGCCAGCTGA